A single Pan troglodytes isolate AG18354 chromosome X, NHGRI_mPanTro3-v2.0_pri, whole genome shotgun sequence DNA region contains:
- the PIGA gene encoding phosphatidylinositol N-acetylglucosaminyltransferase subunit A isoform X3, whose amino-acid sequence MELTGIDLLSGIIPELCQKYPDLNFIIGGEGPKRIILEEVRERYQLHDRVRLLGALEHKDVRNVLVQGHIFLNTSLTEAFCMAIVEAASCGLQVVSTRVGGIPEVLPENLIILCEPSVKSLCEGLEKAIFQLKSGTLPAPENIHNIVKTFYTWRNVAERTEKVYDRVSVEAVLPMDKRLDRLISHCGPVTGYIFALLAVFNFLFLIFLRWMTPDSIIDVAIDATGPRGAWTNNYSHSKRGGENNEISETR is encoded by the exons GGATCGATTTGCTTAGTGGTATAATACCTGAACTCTGTCAGAAATATCCAGATTTAAATTTCATAATTGGAGGAGAGGGACCAAAGAGAATCATTTTGGAAGAAGTTCGGGAAAGATACCAGCTGCATGACAG ggtGCGTCTTTTGGGAGCTTTAGAACACAAGGATGTTAGAAATGTCTTAGTTCAAGGACATATTTTTCTGAATACCTCCCTTACTGAAGCATTCTGCATGGCGATCGTGGAAGCAGCCAGTTGTGGTTTACAG gttgTAAGTACCAGAGTTGGTGGAATTCCTGAGGTGCTTCCAGAAAACCTTATTATTTTATGTGAGCCTTCAGTAAAATCTTTGTGTGAAGGATTGGAAAAGGCTATTTTCCAACTGAAGTCAGGGACATTGCCAGCTCCAGAAAACATCCATAACATAGTAAAGACTTTCTACACCTGGAGGAATGTTGCAGAAAGAACTGAAAAG GTATATGACCGGGTATCAGTGGAAGCTGTGTTGCCAATGGACAAACGACTGGACAGACTTATTTCTCACTGCGGCCCAGTAACAGGCTACATCTTTGCTTTGTTGGCAGTTTTCAacttcctcttcctcattttcttgaGATGGATGACTCCAGATTCTATCATTGATGTTGCAATAGATGCCACTGGGCCACGGGGTGCCTGGACTAATAACTATTCTCACAGTAAAAGAGGGGGTGAGAACAATGAGATATCCGAAACCAGGTAG